Part of the Drosophila santomea strain STO CAGO 1482 chromosome 2L, Prin_Dsan_1.1, whole genome shotgun sequence genome is shown below.
ATCTTTCATGGTGAAAAGCTtggttaaaattgtttatgtttatcgCGCTTGTTGTTGGCTGATAGGAAATTAAAGTAATGTTTTTGGCAACAAAAATTCCAAAATCCGTAGGTAGCTCCACCTGCACTGCCCGCCCTAATCCCCCGTTCACTTAGGGCCCGTATCTTATCCGCGGCGGATGCAAACCACTAAAAGGCGACTTGGCCATGAAGTGCGGATAAGCGGTATGCTCCTTATCGCTGGCCATTGGACATTGGCTATTTTACCAATAATAGTTACGAGTGGCTGGACTTTCAAGCATTTCGCGCCTAGCATTCGAAGCAGCCAGACCAGTCGCTAGAATCGTACTCCAACATGGTTGCATTGAGCACACAGTAAGTACCCCTGCCCCACCGCCACACCGCCCCACAGCCCCTACTCACGACCGCAACGACCACAATCCCACAATTCCACCATTCCACCAAGAGCCAGTAGCCAGTAGCCAGTTCCCTGGACAATGGCGAGCGGAGAAGGCGGCGATGGTGACCAAAGCGGTCTGAACTCACTACTAACTGCACTGGGCGACTATTACAGCGGCCGCCGAGAGGAGAAGGAGGTAGCCAACATCTACGATGACAAACGGATCTTTCCCGACTTCCGTGGCGGACCTTTGGACGAGTACCGCGAGCGGGCTAGCTTCTGCTACAAGCGCATGAACGTGGTGCTCGAGGGCGAGGATCACATCAGGCTGAAGGTTCGTTACCATTTCCAGTTTGTTACACGGTCAGCGGGGTCGAAGTGCAGACTGCTTCCATAGCTTCTATCGGAACTGAAGGAACTCCTTATCTGCACAATTGAGTAATTCGTTTACATGTTGCTCTGTCTTTAGCACAAGGTGTGGCAATGGATGGAGAAGCACCCGGACTACCAGCGGGAGTCAGGATCCGACTTGGAACGCACCCGAGAATTGGCTAACAAGCGGCAGCACCTTCTGTGGGAGCAACAATTCTACGGCGTCAACGAGGTAGGATGCTTTATGTTTTCCAGATTGAGCCTCTGCTTAAATGTTCTGTCTTTCTTTCAGTATCTGGGAACCCCACATCTTCTGCTTGCTTTCGGACAGGCCATCTTCAGCTACGACTTCAGCACTTCGGTCAAGTTCGGCCTGTCAACTGGCATGTTCCCCAGCACCCTGGTCTCCAACGGATCTGGCCGCCTGGGCAAGTACGTGGCGAAGATCGCGGACAACCGCATTCTGGGAGCCTACGCTCTCACAGAGATTTCTCACGGCACCAACGCGCTCGGCATGCGCACCCGAGCCACCTACGACGTAAAAAGGCAGGAGTTTATCATCAACACGCCAGACTTTGAGGCGGCCAAATGTTGGGTCGGCAATCTGGGCAAGACGTGCACCCACGCCATCGTCTACGCCCAGCTGTACGTGCCCGATGACAAGCACCAGGGCCTGCAGGCCTTCCTCGTTCCCATTCGGGACGAGCGTACCTTGCTTCCCTTCCCCGGCGTAACCGTTGGCGATATGGGCGAGAAGATCGGTCTCAATGGCATTGATAACGGGCAAGTACTTTCTCCTATCAGTTAATATAACttatcaacaacaacagcaattaTTGCGATTTGTTTGACTTTGCAGATTTGTGATGTTCAACCAGTATCGTATTCCTAAGGCAAATCTGCTGTCCAAGACCGGTGACATCGACGCGCAGGGCAACTACACCAGTCAAATTAAGGACGAGCGTAAGCGCCTTGGCGCCTCCTTGGGCGCTCTCTCCGTGGGCCGCGTCAATATCACTGCTATCACCTACGTGGCGCTGAGCAAGGCTGTGACAATTGCCACTCGCTATGCGGCCAGCAGACGCCAGTTCGGTCCTACGAATAGCCCGGCAGAGTGGCCTGTGATCGAGTATCAGTCACAGCAATACCGACTTATTCCTCACTTGGCCACCACAATCGCCTTGCGGGTTGCTACACTCTGGATAGGCAAAGAGAACGTGGATTTGACCATGAAGGGCTTCACTGGCGAGGACACGTCGCAGGCGGGCATGGAGATCCATGCGATCTCTTCGGCACTCAAGCCAGTGGCCACATGGGCAGCCAGAGATGGCATCCAGGTATGAATGTCAAATGCATTGTATAGTTaaacacttttatttatcgacttttatgttttattcTCAGGAGTGCCGCGAGGCCTGTGGCGGTCATGGCTACCTTAAGTCTTCTGGTTTGGGCGAGCTTCGCAACGACAACGATGCTAACTGCACCTATGAGGGCGAGAACAATACGCTCATCCAGCAAGCTTCCAATTGGTTGATCAGTCTGCGACGCAACAATGCCGACTTCGTGGCAGTATCTCCATTGGAGACAGTCTCCTTCCTGAAGGATATGGACGCAATTCTTCAAAGCAAGGGTCAGGAGCGAACTCCTGCCGAGGTTTTGGATCCGCACAGTGAGTATTTCGTATTTATCACAATAAAACAAAGAGATAACATGTTTGTTTGCGCTATTACAGATTTACTTAATGCCCTCAACTGGCTTACCGTCTGGCAGCTGGATACGACGGTGAAACGAGCTGAGGAACAGCAGCGCGAAGGAAGGGATGCGTTTGAGACGCGAAACAATATTCAGGTCTTTGGCGCCCAGAAGCTCTCTGTTATATACGGCGAGGTGATGTCAACCCTTTAAATCCTCAAACTCAAATCCTAAATCGAGTTTGGCTTTTTTTTAGCGTACCATCTACTACGTGTTTTATAAGTTTGTTATTGGCCTGCCCGACTCTGCTGAGAAGAAGGTGCTGCAGCAGGTGCTCTCCTTCTATGGAGCCCACCTGGTCACAAAGTACTCCGCTGCTTTCTACCGTGGGGGCTACTTCCGGGAGAACTCCAACCAACTGGAGCTGTACGAGCAAGGTATCTTGGCTCTGCTTCCCCTGCTGAAGAACGAAGCTATTGCTCTGGTGGATGCCATTGCTCCCACAGACTTTATTCTAAACTCTCCTCTGGGCATGAGCGATGGAAACGTAAGTGATCACCTAAAAGCAACCGCAAATCTTACTAAAGAATCTGTCCTTTCTGCAGGTCTACCAGCATCTGCAGCGCACTATTGTTTCCACTCCTGGTGTCTACGAGCGTCCACATTGGTGGCGTGACGTTACTTACAAGGATTACCTTAAACGCGCCAAATTGTAAATTCACAAAAACATTCACATTCGGACAAGTGCATTATTAATGTTAAGTTTTCAAAGTTATTCTGATGAACCACAGTATGATATTtgttacacacacactctaCCTACAAGCTCTGCCTATTACGGCTTTGCCAAGAAATATACTCGGTGCTTAAACTAACTAATAATCGCGTTGACTTTGGTTAAAGAGTATTTGGGCATGTTATAAGGGGTTATTACCTTGTCACCTCGCCAAGCGCTTAGTTGTGTGCCACGACGTGATCATGAAAGCGTCGCGTCGATGACGAAGAaccatttaataatataattaaattgacAAAAGATAAGCCGATAATATAATTGATAACCAGAATTGTCCAATCGAAAATGAGTGCGTACGCCAGCAATACAAATCCATACGTTGCCTGGCATCGGCGTCATGCgtaaaattttcaatttgtaggcgttgttattttaaatatatattgataacaacaatttgttgaGATAAAACGTAGACCTCATTTTGAGTAACTATTATAATCAACCTTTAGACTTCTAGTCTAATATTAGCATGGATATATTTACAGACGTGTTTGCTTATTAGGATATGTATTTCTATACAAATCGTACTAAATATTAGAACACGTTAGTTGGATTGTGCATTATGTACAATTTTTGGTTGTCTTTTAGCTTAAATATGATCACAGTATTACATCGTTATTCAGATAGATAGACCGGCATTTACAATAATTTACagaataataaacaaacatataaataataaattaaagaatttgCTAATATCGATGCATCTAGAAGGGTCACGGAAGAGCTCCAGACCCGGATTCGTAGAATTCTAATATTGATGACCTTTGTGCCACGTTGGGAGACTGCATTTGAGCCAGACGCTCTCCCGCCTCGCTTTCAGTCTGGATGAGCATTGGGATCTGTTGTGGCAGGTCGCTGGTGGCCCATAGATAAAGGTCAAGCGTCTTCTCCGTGCAGTCAGCAATGAACCGCACAAAGGGGCGTATGTCGCCCTCGTTGGCTAACTTGAGGAAGTGGTAGTACTTGTTACGCTGCTGCTTTGGAATTATCACTGGTGGGTAACCTGCGCGCATCAACAGGGTGTTCATTAGCAAACGTGAGGTGCGTCCGTTTCCATCGATGAATGGGTGAATGTGGACCAACTTGTAGTGGGCAAGGGCTGCATAGCTAAAAGGACGCAGGAACCTTTAAGATTAAGAAATTGGGGAGCTGTTTAACACTCACTTGACGGGATGTAGAGTACTACTATGCTCCGAGTTTAGCCATCGTTCGAAACGCTGCATTAACAGCGCGAGATCGCCCGGACCAGGCGGTACGTGACCGCCCACATACACCTGATTACGCCGAAACTCGCCACCTTCGATTGGGTCCACATGTCCCAGAACTCTCCGATGTAGCTCGAGGATGTCCTTAATAGTAATATCGATTCTGTGCAAAATGCATATGATTTTACTAAAAATGCTTCAGCAATCAAATTTACAACTTACTTTTGCACCAAACTAGCGTTTATGTACTTCATAGCCAGATCCATGCCCAAGATCTCGTTGTGCTCGTCAATGGATTTGCCGTCTACGGCCATGCGGGTCTCTAGGATAGACCGCGTCTGAGCCAGCGTCATAGTGTTGCCCTCGATGCCTACAGAGTGGTAGATGTGCTGGAAGTAGGCTTCCTTCTTTGCCCGCCGCAGAGCTCCGTTGGACTCGTGGATGGCCGAGAGGGCATCTCGTTTTGAGTCCAACGATTGCAAGCGGCGTTCGTCAAGAGTCTGTACCACGTCTGCTGTGCGCTGTCGATTGGCTAACGCCTCGGAGTTGCTGGGGCTGATGGTTAAAGCCTGAAAGTAGTACTGATCCGCCAGAACAATGTTGCGTTGGCTGTGCTCCAGAAACTCGCCGTAACGTAAAAGCACTTCCGGGTGTCGGGGCGCTAGCGCGAGGGCGTGTTCGAATAGGCGCGACGCCTTGTCATCCTTTCCCGCCAGGTACATGTCCTGGGCCATTCGCAGTGACACCAGCGCCTCATTGATGCTCGTCTGCTCCTCCTTCGTGTAGCTGGCGCCGACACTGTCGCTGACGCTTTTGTCGTAGAACTCCTTGAAGGCATTCAGCTCCTCCACGGAGTAAACCGCGAACTCGTCCCGCGTCTGCAGGTAGTGGGCGGTGGGCAGATGATGCAGCTGCCGCAGTTTCCAGACAAGATTTGAGTTGCTCAAGGCATGTAACGTCCAGGCCGCCAGGCTGCCAGCGATGAAGAACAGTACTAGACGGTAGAGACGGGCAGGTTTCTGATTTTGTGCATTCCAGAGTGGCGGATTGGCCTGTTCTTGCTGCTGAGCAGGCGGAGAAGGTGGACTCGGTTGCTCTGCTTCCGTGCCCATGGCCAGTGCTTTATGCTCTTTTTTGTTTCACGCGAATTTTGAATACTTGACACGCCAGGTACATGTTACGCTGCGTCCAATCTCTGGAAGACGTGTGCCAAAAATTGTTTATCTGCAATATTGCAGTTTATGCGGACTGACTTCAAGCACCACGTActtgcttcttcttcttttctaAGTGTGACCGTTCTGATAAACATCCCCCCGAAGTCCGTATGTTCCACAGTGGAACGGTGGAAGTGAAATCGTAGAGGATATTATTCggcatttaaatttagaaagaaaacttttaaaagcTAAGATAAAAACTATTTCTAAATTTCAAGGtattgcaaatttatttgtatagtTTAAAGGACAAATAATTCACAGTTATACTCACTGtttatttaaagcaaattGATTTGTCTGTGGAAATGCACATAGATGTCGTTCACCACCCGCAATagaataattttttaataattcaaaactCGATTTAATAATGATTGATGTTTGCTTCcttaaaaaatgtatcgccaaCTGATGCGACCTATCTCTCTCACCAACTAAgccaaaataaatttgaaatggGGGAATAATGCAAAATcgacagaagcataatttctatatttattgtttttgtggTACATAATGTCATGAAGAGAGCTCATTATAAAATGCCCTCTTCTTTTCTCGAAACTATGAAGTGAGGATTCTGTGAAGCATAGTTGTACTCCAACCTCTCGGTCTCTGAAACCACACTTGTTCTTCGGATGGGGAATCCCACGAAATCCGTCAAGTCATtgtggtcaaatttcccagCAGTCCAATAAACAGAATCTATCTAATCAGCAGACAGGATGGATATTTGGCTCACATTCGTGTTGCCGAATTAGACTGAAATAGAGCCTAAGGTCACTAGATTTGCATATTTCTACCTAACTGCCTTGAATCACTTGGATGGAGTACGCAAATCCGTGTTCTCCCCTCGAGTCATGTAAAGAGTAACCTCATGAGATCACGCATTTGCTGGCTATTTCGATCTAATGCGATCGGATGCAAGCAAAATAAAAGTGCTCGGAGAGCAGATGACCGACCGGCTTGTGAATCATGTGTATGAGGTCATGGCGAGATTCATTCATTAATTCTTCTCGCCTCGAGCGATGACGTAGTAATCGATTCTTCTGATATTAACTATCTAACCGGTGCGTCCATACCCATTATGTCGTCCAAGTGATAGTCCGAATCATATGCATATGCTCTCGCCTGCTGATAATGCTGCTCCGCATATCGCACAGCCTCTCGCGCCAAGCGATCTTTCCATAAAAGCTTCGTGCTGGGAACTCAGATGTCAGTTGCTGTTCGACAGCGCCACAAGGCGCAGCGGTTTCCCCTCGACTCGGAAAGATTTCGGTAGTGCCAGTGATAGGGTTCACCCCTTAACCATAAAGTGTCCTGCATTCAATTAAAAGATAATTGTGAAACGTACTCAAAGTGTTAGACGATTAGAGATTTCACTCGAAAGTGATTAGAACTGTAAGTCATTACAGCAGCATAATTTGTCTGATTACCAACACCATGCGTTAGATGAAAATAGACAGAACTtaagaaaaacatttaaaaataaacggCGACAGCCTGCAGGGGCCCAAGAAATGTGTTCCAGAAATAAGCAATACTAAATTGGGAAAATGCATGTGTGACCCATTTGGGGTGACATCTTGTGAAGGGCCCTGAAACCGAATGTTACACGTCGCCAAGTCCATGGGACTTATCAACCTAAACCGGATGAAAAGGGAATTCGGGGCCACATACATTAGTCTAATTGTTgtcacaaaaataatataaaaataagacCCAAAGTGGGCAGTGAGCTCCAAATAAGAGTGATTTTTTCATGGGCTGATACCGGGCAGTGCGCGCATTATCGCCCGATTAACCTTTTTCGACCCACAAGTCCGGAGCCGATGCGATAATCTTGACTTACGGTCTGAACTAGATTCGACATCCTCCCCTTATCAACGCCGAAAATACGACGACTTGGGCTTAAAAAAGTGATCTGAAACCCCTGAGAATCCCTGAGCCCTATGTGCTTACGGAGTACATGGTATTGGTGAATGACATGGTTTTTTTCTTCTGCTCATTTGCAGCGCATCAAAGGATGAGGGCTCTGGGTGGGCTCACCCTGCTTCTGGCGGTGGCCATCTGTCAGGGGTACGAGACCTATCAGCGCTCCAGTTTCAGATCCAGCTCGTCGTCGGGCTATGGAGGTGGACAGACGGTGCCCCAACTCAATTCATTTGCCTCCGCCCACTTCAATGAGGTGCGGGAGCTGGCCAACCAACTGAAGCAGAAGTTCAACGTCCTTTCGCAGGGATCCACCAACCTTGGCTACACATCTCCCTGGAGTGGTAAGTTGAAATGAACTCAAGAGTATATTAGCCTTAAATAAAATCTAGTGGAGCAACAGGTTATATAAGGGGTATAGAATAAAATACTGATTATTCTTTTAAAAGTTCCATCAAGATCTTCAAGCAAGAAGATACTCGAGataattttgtttaactttAAAAAAGAGTTGGAAATTTTTTGAAACTGCCTAATCAACTTTCGTTTGCCCTGACCTTCTTATCATTGGAAAACCGCTAACCGATCCTGGTTCTTCAGCTTCTATTTTAGGCCTTAGTGGAAAGAGCATCTCCCAGCTAGACCACTTGACCTCTGAGATCAGCCAGCAGCTGGCGTCGGATATGCGCCAAGGCATAACCACCTATCATACCATCGCGCAGCCCAATTTCTTTGAGGCAAAGGCCGCCGAGCTGCTCGAGCGATACTCCGGAGTGGAGAGCGCCGGTCTGCAGCAGACGGTGGGCCTGGGTCCCTATCAGCCCGTGGACTTGAGCGGCTTCGACGAGGTGAAGAACTACGCCTATCCCGCTGAGGTGAAGGTCATCGATGGCAAGACCTATGTGGTGCACCGCAACTGCACCGAGGCCACAAAGCTGTCGGGATACGGAAATTCAGCGCAGTTGAACTCCGGTTTCCTTGGCCAACAGCAGACGTCGCTGCCACTtagcagcaccaccaccaccattaCGCGAAAGAAGACCATCCATGACTGGGTGAGGGAGAACAGGGAGCCGAGTGTGGTTGGCTACAACTCGGTGGTTAGCTTGGATGACCAGCTGAGGAACAGTGCCCTGAACCAAATGAACCCAGTGTCGCCGGGTGGAGCAGGCTCCACCGTGGTAATACGCCGATTTAACAAAACGTTCACCACGAACTCGGACGGAACTAGCTCCGTGGGCGGATCGGAGTCACATCAGCGCTGGCAGG
Proteins encoded:
- the LOC120450728 gene encoding peroxisomal acyl-coenzyme A oxidase 3 isoform X2, coding for MVALSTHGRREEKEVANIYDDKRIFPDFRGGPLDEYRERASFCYKRMNVVLEGEDHIRLKHKVWQWMEKHPDYQRESGSDLERTRELANKRQHLLWEQQFYGVNEYLGTPHLLLAFGQAIFSYDFSTSVKFGLSTGMFPSTLVSNGSGRLGKYVAKIADNRILGAYALTEISHGTNALGMRTRATYDVKRQEFIINTPDFEAAKCWVGNLGKTCTHAIVYAQLYVPDDKHQGLQAFLVPIRDERTLLPFPGVTVGDMGEKIGLNGIDNGFVMFNQYRIPKANLLSKTGDIDAQGNYTSQIKDERKRLGASLGALSVGRVNITAITYVALSKAVTIATRYAASRRQFGPTNSPAEWPVIEYQSQQYRLIPHLATTIALRVATLWIGKENVDLTMKGFTGEDTSQAGMEIHAISSALKPVATWAARDGIQECREACGGHGYLKSSGLGELRNDNDANCTYEGENNTLIQQASNWLISLRRNNADFVAVSPLETVSFLKDMDAILQSKGQERTPAEVLDPHNLLNALNWLTVWQLDTTVKRAEEQQREGRDAFETRNNIQVFGAQKLSVIYGERTIYYVFYKFVIGLPDSAEKKVLQQVLSFYGAHLVTKYSAAFYRGGYFRENSNQLELYEQGILALLPLLKNEAIALVDAIAPTDFILNSPLGMSDGNVYQHLQRTIVSTPGVYERPHWWRDVTYKDYLKRAKL
- the LOC120450728 gene encoding peroxisomal acyl-coenzyme A oxidase 3 isoform X1; this encodes MASGEGGDGDQSGLNSLLTALGDYYSGRREEKEVANIYDDKRIFPDFRGGPLDEYRERASFCYKRMNVVLEGEDHIRLKHKVWQWMEKHPDYQRESGSDLERTRELANKRQHLLWEQQFYGVNEYLGTPHLLLAFGQAIFSYDFSTSVKFGLSTGMFPSTLVSNGSGRLGKYVAKIADNRILGAYALTEISHGTNALGMRTRATYDVKRQEFIINTPDFEAAKCWVGNLGKTCTHAIVYAQLYVPDDKHQGLQAFLVPIRDERTLLPFPGVTVGDMGEKIGLNGIDNGFVMFNQYRIPKANLLSKTGDIDAQGNYTSQIKDERKRLGASLGALSVGRVNITAITYVALSKAVTIATRYAASRRQFGPTNSPAEWPVIEYQSQQYRLIPHLATTIALRVATLWIGKENVDLTMKGFTGEDTSQAGMEIHAISSALKPVATWAARDGIQECREACGGHGYLKSSGLGELRNDNDANCTYEGENNTLIQQASNWLISLRRNNADFVAVSPLETVSFLKDMDAILQSKGQERTPAEVLDPHNLLNALNWLTVWQLDTTVKRAEEQQREGRDAFETRNNIQVFGAQKLSVIYGERTIYYVFYKFVIGLPDSAEKKVLQQVLSFYGAHLVTKYSAAFYRGGYFRENSNQLELYEQGILALLPLLKNEAIALVDAIAPTDFILNSPLGMSDGNVYQHLQRTIVSTPGVYERPHWWRDVTYKDYLKRAKL
- the LOC120450730 gene encoding protein adenylyltransferase Fic, giving the protein MGTEAEQPSPPSPPAQQQEQANPPLWNAQNQKPARLYRLVLFFIAGSLAAWTLHALSNSNLVWKLRQLHHLPTAHYLQTRDEFAVYSVEELNAFKEFYDKSVSDSVGASYTKEEQTSINEALVSLRMAQDMYLAGKDDKASRLFEHALALAPRHPEVLLRYGEFLEHSQRNIVLADQYYFQALTISPSNSEALANRQRTADVVQTLDERRLQSLDSKRDALSAIHESNGALRRAKKEAYFQHIYHSVGIEGNTMTLAQTRSILETRMAVDGKSIDEHNEILGMDLAMKYINASLVQKIDITIKDILELHRRVLGHVDPIEGGEFRRNQVYVGGHVPPGPGDLALLMQRFERWLNSEHSSTLHPVNYAALAHYKLVHIHPFIDGNGRTSRLLMNTLLMRAGYPPVIIPKQQRNKYYHFLKLANEGDIRPFVRFIADCTEKTLDLYLWATSDLPQQIPMLIQTESEAGERLAQMQSPNVAQRSSILEFYESGSGALP